Proteins encoded in a region of the Pieris brassicae chromosome 3, ilPieBrab1.1, whole genome shotgun sequence genome:
- the LOC123707325 gene encoding cyclin-dependent kinase 7, translating to MERPVVRYEKIDFLGEGQFATVYKARDIKTDKIVAVKKIKIGSRLEAQDGINRTALREIKLLQELQHINLIGLLDVFGHKSNVSLVFDFMDTDLEMIVKDNTIVLTPGNVKAYTIMTLKGLEYLHENWILHRDLKPNNLLINREGILKIGDFGLAKAFGSPTRINTHQVVTRWYRSPELLFGARQYGTGVDMWAVGCILAELLLRVPFLPGETDLDQLSKIFSVFGTPTEETWPGMKNLTDYVKFKHFPSQSLRHIFSAASDDLIDLLESLLALYPPRRCDCTQALQMPYFSNKPPPTVGPKLPMPSNITKLELEKPSLKRKLLDNIDGGSLAKKLQF from the exons ATGGAAAGACCTGTTGTACGTTATGAAAAGATTGACTTTCTGGGAGAGGGTCAG TTTGCTACAGTATACAAGGCTAGAGACATTAAAACAGATAAAATTGTggcagtaaaaaaaattaaaataggttCAAGATTGGAGGCACAAGATGGAATTAATAGAACTGCCCTTcgagaaattaaattacttcaaGAGTTACAACATATTAATCTCATCGGCTTATTGG atgTTTTTGGACACAAGTCAAATGTATCACTAGTGTTTGACTTTATGGATACAGATTTAGAAATGATAGTTAAGGATAATACAATTGTACTTACTCCTGGAAATGTTAAGGCTTATACCATAATGACACTCAAAG GTTTAGAATATTTGCATGAAAATTGGATACTGCACAGAGATTTGAAACCCAATAATCTGCTGATTAATCGAGAGGGCATTTTGAAAATTGGTGATTTCGGATTAGCAAAAGCTTTTGGGTCGCCTACAAGAATAAATACACATCAGGTTGTGACTCGATGGTACAG ATCTCCTGAACTACTATTTGGAGCCAGACAGTATGGCACAGGAGTGGATATGTGGGCAGTTGGATGCATACTGGCTGAGCTGCTGTTACGAGTTCCTTTTCTTCCGGGTGAAACAGATTTAGATCAACtgtctaaaatattttctgtcttTGGAACACCCACTGAGGAAACATGGCCA GGTATGAAAAACCTGACAGACTACGTTAAGTTCAAGCATTTTCCGAGTCAGTCGCTGCGGCATATCTTTAGTGCGGCGTCTGATGACCTCATAGACTTATTAGAGAGCCTCCTTGCTTTATATCCTCCGCGTCGCTGCGATTGCACGCAGGCTCTACAGATGCCTTACTTTAG TAACAAGCCGCCACCAACAGTCGGGCCGAAACTCCCGATGCCCTCAAACATTACAAAACTAGAACTAGAAAAGCCGTCTTTGAAGAGAAAGTTGCTGGACAACATCGACGGTGGTTCATTAGCCAAAAAACTACAATTTTAA
- the LOC123707832 gene encoding uncharacterized protein LOC123707832, with amino-acid sequence MQFNQPINSGFQNEQFCPYYAPPLPYTDIVGEGNVASLMFPDGTVQFFFIPSHKRERRFYPYHPSFGQVQGPVEAWFIRQMSSPTIPNTMENMQNGDPFLRSYFTSKPNLDLVPQKPYYQKFHSDNVTSTTDIHYFFPRKTTLKHSAFVQVEHPAKYSICSQTDYIDKTCFCPKKIKNKCEYTTIDSSSAMSIDDEAQTKERRKNDSKVRFKTSKSRERKICFCKRKHDQGVGQSDKKISTYTDQSINCAGATSQNSQTSRKGSNNSIKPNLPKSNSKTSCDSCCRTCFFCVTDCTSDGF; translated from the exons ATGCAGTTTAATCAACCAATTAATAGTGGTTTTCAGAATGAACAGTTTTGTCCATATTATGCACCAC CATTGCCATACACAGATATAGTTGGTGAGGGTAACGTTGCATCCCTAATGTTTCCCGATGGCACCGTGCAATTCTTCTTCATACCTTCCCATAAACGAGAAAGAAGATTCTACCCATATCATCCCTCTTTCGGACAAGTACAGGGGCCAGTTGAGGCGTGGTTTATAAGGCAAATGTCCTCACC GACGATTCCAAATACAATGGAAAATATGCAAAATGGAGATCCCTTCCTAAGGTCATATTTCACATCAAAACCCAACCTGGACTTAGTGCCACAAAAGCCGTATTACCaaaag tttcatAGCGATAACGTCACTTCCACAACCGATATCCATTATTTTTTCCCGCGCAAAACTACATTGAAGCATTCTGCTTTTGTGCAAGTGGAACACCCAGCCAAGTATAGTATTTGTTCTCAAACTGATTACATtgataaaacatgtttttgtcCAAAGAAGATTAAGAACAAATGTGAATACACTACGATCGATTCTAGCAGCGCAATGTCCATTGACGACGAAGCACAAACTAAAGAACGTCGAAAAAATGATTCTAAAGTGAGATTTAAAACGTCCAAATCTAGAGAACGCAAAATATGTTTCTGCAAACGAAAGCATGACCAAGGTGTTGGTCAATCCGATAAAAAGATATCAACATACACAGATCAATCGATCAATTGCGCCGGTGCAACAAGTCAAAATTCTCAAACCTCCAGAAAGGGGTCTAATAACTCTATAAAGCCCAATTTGCCAAAGTCCAATTCCAAGACGTCCTGTGATAGCTGTTGTCGTACTTGTTTCTTTTGCGTCACTGATTGTACTTCAGacggtttttaa
- the LOC123707833 gene encoding tyrosine-protein kinase CSK: MNSDVHRHQAHPPLSQHGVHPGGQGVGPCGWYSASAAPPTAPARVKRAQPPHQLPSGGGVGNNGPHAPLSPTALQNSIQHNNVMSSSVRAPAPVGPAPSVMHTSQTGVLPKGPSDVLVNTSNQNPPPAANRLINMTQYPWHHGAISRERAEALLSGSPDGVFLVRESTNFPGDHTLCVRFRGRVEHYRVKWATVPDSQNQRLTIDDEEFFDNMTDLIHHYLKDADGLCTKLVRCLPKASPNGANNNNVMQPFSPLPAQPPPYPATPSVSHALSSGHFPHAYNTQVPIDQPDGIIPPQKFVDARWIIAERDLEIRENIGKGEFGDVMLGILNGTQKVAVKILKDKEAASKFRAEASVMASLKHENLVRLLGCVVFGSNGSTCIVTEHCAQGSLLDYLRSRGRHYVTQRDQIDFAYDACCGMEYLERQRVVHRDLAARNVLISQEGTAKVADFGLARSDATPDDPADALRVQAKLPIKWTAPEALKYNKFSNKSDMWSFGILLWEIYSFGRVPYPRIPLAEVVRHVERGYRMEAPEGCPGGPYEVMRAAWHADPTHRPTFAQTRLRLASIRDAAHAHQ, from the exons ATGAACTCTGACGTGCACCGTCATCAGGCGCATCCGCCGTTATCTCAG caCGGCGTGCACCCCGGCGGTCAGGGCGTGGGCCCCTGCGGGTGGTACTCGGCGTCAGCTGCGCCGCCCACCGCGCCCGCGAGGGTCAAGCGTGCTCAGCCGCCGCATCAACTACcg TCTGGAGGCGGTGTCGGCAATAATGGTCCCCACGCTCCTCTATCGCCCACCGCTTTGCAGAATTCCATTCAACATAAT AATGTGATGTCGTCATCCGTGCGTGCGCCCGCGCCGGTTGGCCCCGCCCCTTCGGTGATGCACACGTCGCAGACCGGTG tgCTCCCAAAAGGCCCAAGCGATGTTTTGGTGAACACGTCAAATCAGAATCCTCCGCCAGCAGCAAACCGCCTCATCAATATGACGCAATATCC ATGGCACCACGGCGCGATATCCCGCGAGCGCGCGGAGGCGTTGCTCTCGGGATCGCCAGATGGCGTATTCCTGGTGCGCGAGAGTACTAACTTTCCCGGAGATCATACACTCTGCGTACGTTTCAGAGGACGAGTGGAACATTACAG agTAAAATGGGCAACAGTACCAGATAGTCAAAACCAACGGCTGACAATTGATGATGAAGAGTTCTTCGATAACATGACGGATCTCATACAT cATTACCTGAAAGACGCTGATGGGTTATGCACAAAGCTAGTCCGCTGTCTGCCAAAAGCATCTCCGAATGGTGCCAACAATAACAATGTCATGCAACCCTTCTCACCGCTGCCTGCA CAACCGCCGCCATACCCAGCTACGCCGAGCGTGTCCCACGCCTTGAGCTCGGGCCATTTCCCGCACGCCTACAACACCCAAGTGCCCATCGACCAGCCTGACGGAATCATTCCGCCCCAGAAGTTTGTCGATGCCc GCTGGATAATAGCAGAACGCGATTTGGAGATTCGTGAAAATATCGGCAAAGGTGAATTTGGTGATGTGATGCTGGGCATCCTAAACGGTACACAGAAGGTCGCTGTCAAGATTCTGAAAGATAAAGAGGCAGCCAGCAAATTCCGCGCAGAAGCCAGTGTTATGGC GTCCCTTAAGCACGAGAATCTAGTCCGTCTGCTGGGCTGCGTGGTGTTCGGCTCGAACGGCAGCACTTGCATCGTGACTGAGCATTGTGCGCAGGGCTCACTTCTCGATTACTTGCGCAGTCGCGGACGGCATTACGTCACGCAAAGGGATCAGATTGATTTTGCATA TGATGCCTGTTGCGGCATGGAGTATCTGGAACGCCAACGAGTGGTCCACCGCGACTTGGCAGCACGTAACGTGCTCATATCTCAAGAGGGAACCGCTAAAGTCGCGGACTTTGGCCTCGCACGTAGTGATGCGACGCCCGACGACCCGGCGGATGCGTTGAGAGTACAGGCGAAGCTGCCCATTAAATGGACTGCGCCAGAGGCCCTCAAGTATAAT AAATTTTCCAACAAGTCTGATATGTGGAGTTTTGGTATTCTTCTGTGGGAGATATATTCATTTGGGAGAGTGCCATATCCTCGAata CCGCTGGCCGAGGTGGTGCGTCATGTGGAGCGCGGGTATCGCATGGAGGCCCCCGAGGGGTGCCCGGGGGGACCTTACGAAGTGATGCGAGCTGCGTGGCACGCCGACCCCACTCATAGACCCACCTTCGCGCAGACGCGTCTACGCCTCGCTTCAATTAGGGACGCTGCGCATGCGCACCAG TGA
- the LOC123707138 gene encoding cytochrome c oxidase assembly protein COX16 homolog, mitochondrial → MNQLSSLSRTIKEYSRRKSIKYGVPFILFIVGGSFGLREWTQLRYQFSQVKGVSKEEAEKMGLHKAREVTLEDAYEEIQNLDIDNWENKRGPRPWETNGEQK, encoded by the exons ATGAACCAACTGAGTTCACTGTCTAGGACTATTAAAGAATACAGTCGAAGGAAATCTATTAAGTATGGTGTAccctttattttattcatagtaGGAGGCTCTTTTGGACTTAGAGAATGGACTCAACTTAG gtACCAATTTTCACAAGTAAAAGGAGTAAGTAAAGAAGAAGCTGAAAAAATGGGACTTCATAAGGCAAGGGAGGTTACCTTGGAAGACGCTTATGAAGAAATACAAAACCTAGACATTGATAATTGGGAAAATAAAAGAGGACCAAGACCTTGGGAAACTAATGgagaacaaaaataa